Proteins from a single region of Stutzerimonas stutzeri:
- a CDS encoding carbohydrate ABC transporter permease: MSDFAQPRLTLGRLTIHATLLLACAVYLVPLIVMLLTSFKTPEDIRTGNLLSWPEAFSAMGWLTAWDSIGGYFWNSVKIVIPAVLISTVLGALNGYVLSMWRFRGSQLFFGLLLFGCFLPFQVILLPASFTLGKLGLANTTTGLVLVHVVYGLAFTTLFFRNFYVSVPDALVRAARLDGAGFFTIFGRILLPMSVPIIMVCLIWQFTQIWNDFLFGVVFASGDTQPVTVALNNLVNTSTGAKRYNVDMAAAMIAGLPTLVVYVVAGKYFLRGLTAGAVKG; encoded by the coding sequence ATGTCTGACTTCGCGCAACCGCGCCTGACCCTCGGGCGCCTGACCATCCATGCCACCCTGTTGCTGGCCTGCGCCGTCTACCTGGTGCCGCTGATCGTGATGCTACTGACCAGCTTCAAGACGCCGGAAGACATCCGCACCGGCAACCTGCTGAGCTGGCCTGAAGCGTTCAGCGCGATGGGTTGGCTGACTGCCTGGGACAGTATCGGTGGCTACTTCTGGAATTCGGTGAAGATCGTCATCCCCGCCGTGCTGATTTCCACCGTGCTGGGCGCGCTCAATGGCTATGTGCTGTCGATGTGGCGCTTCCGTGGCTCGCAGCTGTTCTTCGGGCTGCTGCTGTTCGGCTGCTTCCTGCCGTTCCAGGTGATCTTGCTGCCAGCGTCCTTCACCCTCGGCAAGCTCGGCCTGGCCAACACCACCACCGGCCTGGTGCTGGTGCACGTGGTCTACGGTCTGGCCTTCACCACGCTGTTCTTCCGCAACTTCTACGTCAGCGTGCCGGATGCGCTGGTGCGGGCGGCACGGCTGGACGGTGCCGGCTTCTTCACCATCTTCGGGCGCATCCTGCTGCCGATGTCGGTGCCGATCATCATGGTCTGCCTGATCTGGCAGTTCACCCAGATATGGAACGACTTCCTCTTCGGCGTGGTGTTCGCCAGTGGCGACACCCAGCCGGTCACCGTGGCGCTGAACAACCTGGTGAACACCAGCACCGGCGCCAAGCGATACAACGTCGACATGGCCGCCGCGATGATCGCCGGCCTGCCCACACTGGTGGTCTACGTGGTCGCCGGCAAATATTTCCTGCGCGGGCTGACTGCCGGCGCCGTCAAGGGTTGA
- a CDS encoding response regulator codes for MSQAGKNILLVDDDQEIRELLQTYLSRSGFHVRGVPDGGQFRAALCAEPADLVILDVMLPDEDGFSLCRWIRQHERLASMPIIMLTASSDEADRVVGLELGADDYLGKPFSPRELLARIKALLRRVSFAQERGSDVLAFDEWRLDMISHRLFHADGEEVFLSGADFALLKLFLDHPQQILDRDTIANATRGREVMPLERIVDMAVSRLRQRLRDTGKSPRLIRTVRGSGYLLATQVTPHHESAH; via the coding sequence GTGAGCCAAGCAGGTAAGAACATCCTTCTGGTCGACGACGATCAGGAAATCCGCGAACTGTTGCAGACCTATCTCAGCCGCTCGGGCTTTCATGTGCGCGGCGTGCCGGACGGCGGGCAGTTTCGCGCGGCGCTATGTGCCGAGCCGGCCGATCTGGTGATTCTTGACGTGATGCTGCCCGACGAGGACGGCTTCAGCCTGTGCCGCTGGATTCGCCAGCACGAGCGGCTGGCTTCGATGCCGATCATCATGCTCACCGCCAGCTCCGACGAGGCCGATCGGGTCGTCGGCCTGGAGCTGGGCGCCGACGACTACCTGGGTAAGCCGTTCAGCCCGCGCGAATTGCTCGCGCGGATCAAGGCACTGCTGCGACGCGTCAGCTTCGCCCAGGAACGCGGCAGTGATGTTCTGGCCTTCGATGAGTGGCGGCTGGACATGATCAGCCACCGCCTGTTCCACGCCGACGGCGAGGAGGTCTTTCTCTCCGGCGCCGATTTCGCCCTGCTCAAGCTGTTTCTCGATCATCCACAGCAGATCCTCGACCGCGACACCATCGCCAACGCCACCCGTGGCCGCGAGGTGATGCCGCTGGAGCGTATCGTCGACATGGCGGTCAGTCGCCTGCGCCAGCGCCTGCGCGACACCGGCAAGTCGCCGCGGCTGATCCGCACCGTGCGTGGCAGCGGCTATCTGTTGGCTACCCAGGTGACGCCGCACCATGAATCTGCGCACTGA
- the edd gene encoding phosphogluconate dehydratase, with amino-acid sequence MHPRVLEVTERLVERSRKTRERYLAMMAAAASEGPQRGKLQCANFAHGVAGCNSGEDKQSLRLMNAANVAIVSAYNDMLSAHQPYEHFPEMIRQALREIGSVGQFAGGVPAMCDGVTQGEAGMEMSLASREVIAMSTAVALSHNMFDAALMLGICDKIVPGLMIGALRFGHLPTIFVPGGPMPSGIPNKAKAEVRQRYAEGKASREELLESEMNSYHSPGTCTFYGTANTNQVVMEIMGLHLPGSSFVNPYTPLRDALTREAAHQVTRLTHQAGNYTPLCQVVDEKSIVNSVVALSATGGSTNHTLHIPAFARAAGIQLTWQDMAELSEVVPTLAKVYPNGQADVNHFHACGGVPFMVRTLLDAGLLHEDVHTVVGKGLRRYIQEPFLDGDKLVWRDGPTQSLDENILRPADRPFSPEGGLRVLEGNLGRGVTKISAVAPEHRVVQAPARVFIDQSELATAFKAGELECDFVAVVRFQGPKANGMPELHKLTPFLGVLQDRGYKVALVTDGRMSGASGKVPAAIHVCPEALDGGPLARVRDGDIIRVDGETGELQALVDPIEWQAREPATRPEDMGIGCGRELFAFMRASFSTAEQGASAFTESLEALR; translated from the coding sequence ATGCACCCGCGAGTTCTGGAAGTCACCGAGCGCCTGGTCGAGCGCAGCCGCAAGACGCGTGAGCGTTACCTGGCGATGATGGCCGCCGCCGCCAGCGAGGGGCCGCAGCGGGGCAAGCTGCAGTGCGCCAACTTCGCCCACGGCGTCGCCGGCTGTAATTCCGGCGAGGACAAGCAGAGCCTGCGCCTGATGAACGCGGCGAACGTGGCTATCGTCTCGGCGTACAACGACATGCTCTCGGCGCATCAGCCCTACGAGCACTTCCCGGAAATGATTCGCCAGGCGCTGCGCGAGATTGGTTCGGTCGGCCAGTTCGCCGGCGGCGTGCCGGCAATGTGCGACGGCGTGACCCAGGGCGAGGCGGGCATGGAGATGAGCCTGGCCAGTCGCGAAGTGATCGCCATGAGCACGGCGGTGGCGCTGTCGCACAACATGTTCGACGCCGCGCTGATGCTCGGCATCTGCGACAAGATCGTCCCGGGGCTGATGATCGGCGCGCTGCGCTTTGGCCATCTACCGACGATCTTCGTGCCGGGCGGGCCGATGCCCTCGGGAATCCCCAATAAGGCGAAGGCCGAGGTGCGCCAGCGTTATGCCGAAGGCAAGGCCAGCCGTGAGGAGCTGCTGGAGTCGGAAATGAACTCCTACCATAGCCCTGGTACCTGCACGTTCTACGGCACCGCCAATACCAATCAGGTGGTGATGGAAATCATGGGCCTGCATCTGCCGGGCTCGTCGTTCGTCAACCCTTACACGCCACTACGCGATGCGCTGACCCGAGAGGCGGCGCATCAAGTGACGCGCCTGACCCATCAGGCCGGGAACTACACGCCGTTGTGCCAGGTGGTTGACGAGAAATCCATCGTGAATTCGGTGGTTGCACTCAGCGCCACGGGTGGTTCGACCAACCACACCCTGCATATCCCGGCGTTTGCTCGTGCCGCTGGCATCCAGCTGACTTGGCAGGACATGGCCGAGCTTTCCGAAGTGGTGCCGACGCTGGCCAAGGTCTACCCCAACGGCCAGGCTGATGTGAACCATTTCCACGCCTGTGGCGGGGTACCGTTCATGGTGCGCACGCTGCTCGACGCCGGACTGTTGCATGAGGACGTGCACACCGTCGTCGGCAAAGGTCTGCGACGCTACATCCAGGAGCCGTTCCTCGACGGTGACAAGCTGGTCTGGCGTGACGGCCCGACGCAGAGCCTCGATGAAAACATCCTCCGTCCGGCTGACCGGCCGTTCTCGCCAGAAGGCGGGCTGCGCGTGCTGGAAGGTAACCTGGGGCGGGGCGTTACCAAGATTTCCGCTGTGGCGCCGGAGCATCGTGTGGTTCAGGCGCCCGCTCGAGTGTTCATCGATCAAAGCGAACTGGCGACCGCATTCAAGGCCGGCGAGTTGGAGTGTGATTTCGTCGCGGTGGTGCGTTTTCAGGGGCCAAAAGCCAACGGCATGCCGGAGCTGCACAAGCTCACGCCGTTCCTTGGTGTGCTACAGGACCGCGGCTATAAGGTGGCACTGGTCACCGATGGGCGCATGTCAGGTGCGTCGGGCAAGGTGCCGGCGGCCATTCATGTCTGCCCGGAAGCGCTGGATGGTGGGCCGCTGGCGCGCGTGCGCGACGGTGACATCATCCGTGTCGATGGCGAGACCGGCGAGTTGCAGGCATTGGTCGATCCAATCGAATGGCAGGCGCGAGAGCCGGCGACTCGTCCGGAGGATATGGGCATCGGCTGCGGTCGTGAGCTTTTCGCGTTCATGCGCGCATCGTTCAGCACGGCGGAGCAGGGTGCCAGTGCCTTTACCGAGAGCCTGGAGGCGCTCAGATGA
- the scpB gene encoding SMC-Scp complex subunit ScpB, translated as MDLSDPKDLASLLEAFLLASGKPLSLERLGELFEESERPSSAQLKKALEVLEKSCKGRAFELREVASGYRLQVRQRFSPWVGRLWEERPQRYSRALLETLALIAYRQPITRGEIEDIRGVAVNSQIVKTLQEREWIRVVGHRDVPGRPAMFATTRQFLDHFNLKNLDELPPLAVLREMEPELRPVLDDEDAPVPVALQARADDAIDEPQAPPPEQTSFRSLLAELDGMEQGLKTDFDDLLVAEEAAAADEPTEEKPAP; from the coding sequence GTGGACCTGTCCGATCCCAAGGATCTCGCTTCGCTGCTCGAAGCCTTTCTGCTCGCATCCGGCAAGCCGCTTTCCCTGGAGCGCCTTGGTGAGCTGTTCGAGGAAAGCGAGCGACCCTCGTCAGCGCAGCTGAAGAAGGCGCTCGAAGTGTTGGAGAAGTCCTGCAAGGGCCGCGCCTTCGAACTCAGGGAGGTGGCCAGCGGCTATCGCCTGCAGGTGCGCCAGCGCTTCTCGCCGTGGGTCGGCCGGCTCTGGGAGGAGCGTCCGCAGCGCTATTCCCGCGCGCTGCTGGAGACCCTGGCGCTGATCGCCTACCGCCAGCCCATCACCCGTGGTGAGATCGAGGACATCCGCGGCGTCGCGGTGAACAGCCAGATCGTCAAGACGCTGCAGGAGCGTGAATGGATTCGTGTCGTCGGCCATCGTGACGTGCCCGGACGGCCAGCGATGTTCGCCACCACCCGCCAGTTTCTCGACCATTTCAACCTGAAGAACCTCGATGAGCTGCCGCCGCTGGCCGTTCTGCGCGAGATGGAGCCGGAGCTGCGCCCGGTGCTCGACGATGAGGACGCCCCCGTGCCTGTTGCCTTGCAGGCGCGCGCCGACGATGCCATTGACGAGCCGCAGGCGCCGCCCCCTGAGCAGACCAGCTTCCGCAGTCTGCTGGCCGAGCTGGACGGCATGGAACAGGGGCTCAAGACGGACTTTGATGATCTGTTAGTAGCTGAAGAAGCTGCTGCTGCAGACGAGCCGACCGAAGAAAAACCTGCGCCGTAA
- a CDS encoding carbohydrate ABC transporter permease, whose product MSSIALQARPAKVSPLDALQRWLPKLVLAPSMLIVLVGFYAYIGWTFLLSFTNSRFMPSYKWAGLQQYERLWDNDRWWVASQNLLVFGGLFIAISLIIGVVLAVLLDQRIRREGLIRTIYLYPMALSMIVTGTAWQWLLNPGLGLDKLLRDWGWEGFRFDWLVDPDRVIYCLVIAAVWQASGFVMALFLAGLRSVDQSIIRAAQVDGASLPTIYLRIVLPSLRPVFFSALMILAHIAIKSFDLVAAMTAGGPGYSSDLPAMFMYAHTFTRGQMGLGAASAMLMLGAVMAIIVPYLYSELRNKRHV is encoded by the coding sequence ATGAGCTCCATCGCGCTTCAAGCCAGGCCCGCCAAGGTCTCGCCGCTCGACGCCCTGCAGCGCTGGCTGCCGAAGCTGGTGCTGGCGCCGAGCATGCTGATCGTGCTGGTCGGCTTCTATGCCTACATCGGCTGGACCTTCCTGCTCTCGTTCACCAACTCACGCTTCATGCCCAGCTACAAGTGGGCCGGTCTGCAACAGTACGAGCGGCTGTGGGACAACGATCGCTGGTGGGTCGCCAGCCAGAACCTGCTGGTCTTCGGCGGCCTGTTCATCGCCATCAGCCTGATCATCGGCGTCGTGCTTGCCGTACTGCTGGATCAGCGCATCCGTCGCGAAGGGCTGATCCGCACCATCTACCTGTACCCCATGGCGCTGTCGATGATCGTCACCGGCACCGCCTGGCAGTGGCTGCTCAATCCCGGCCTGGGCCTGGACAAGCTGCTGCGCGACTGGGGCTGGGAAGGCTTTCGCTTCGACTGGCTGGTTGATCCGGATCGGGTCATCTATTGCCTGGTGATCGCGGCGGTGTGGCAGGCCTCGGGCTTCGTCATGGCGCTGTTCCTCGCCGGCCTGCGCAGCGTCGATCAGTCGATCATCCGCGCTGCTCAGGTGGACGGTGCGAGCCTGCCGACCATCTACCTGCGCATCGTGCTGCCGAGCCTGCGTCCGGTGTTCTTCAGTGCGTTGATGATCCTGGCCCATATCGCCATCAAGAGCTTCGACCTGGTGGCGGCGATGACCGCCGGTGGGCCGGGCTATTCCAGCGATCTGCCGGCGATGTTCATGTACGCCCACACCTTCACTCGCGGCCAGATGGGCCTGGGTGCGGCGAGCGCCATGCTGATGCTCGGCGCGGTGATGGCGATCATCGTGCCGTATCTGTACTCCGAGCTGAGGAACAAGCGCCATGTCTGA
- a CDS encoding segregation and condensation protein A, producing the protein MQQSEPHSTEMIQPGEQLRLALVYGEAVTELPLDLYIPPDALEVILEAFEGPLDLLLYLIRKQNIDILDIPVAEITRQYMGYVELMKSVRLELAAEYLVMAAMLAEIKSRMLLPRSAEVAEEEDDPRAELIRRLQEYERFKAAAEDIDELPRVGRDLQVPRLDAPEARARKLLPEVSLEELLVSMAEVLRRADMFESHQVTREALSTRERMSEVLERLKGGAFVPFVALFRIEEGRLGVVVTFMAVLELIKESLVELVQNEPFAPIHVRSRTE; encoded by the coding sequence ATGCAGCAGAGCGAGCCTCACAGCACAGAAATGATCCAGCCCGGCGAGCAGCTGCGGCTGGCGCTGGTTTATGGCGAGGCCGTCACCGAACTGCCGCTGGATCTGTATATCCCTCCGGACGCGCTGGAGGTCATTCTCGAGGCGTTCGAAGGGCCGCTGGATCTGCTGCTCTACCTGATCCGCAAGCAGAACATCGACATTCTCGATATTCCCGTGGCCGAGATAACCCGCCAGTACATGGGCTATGTCGAGCTGATGAAATCGGTACGCCTGGAGCTGGCGGCCGAGTATCTGGTGATGGCCGCAATGCTTGCCGAGATCAAGTCGCGCATGCTGCTGCCGCGTTCGGCGGAGGTCGCCGAGGAAGAAGACGATCCGCGTGCCGAGCTGATCCGCCGGCTGCAGGAGTACGAGCGTTTCAAGGCCGCAGCCGAAGACATCGACGAACTGCCGCGTGTCGGCCGCGACCTGCAGGTGCCGCGTCTCGATGCACCCGAGGCGCGGGCTCGCAAGCTGCTGCCGGAAGTCAGCCTGGAAGAATTGCTGGTGTCGATGGCCGAGGTGCTGCGCCGCGCCGACATGTTCGAGAGCCATCAGGTGACCCGCGAGGCGCTGTCGACCCGCGAACGCATGAGCGAGGTGCTTGAACGCTTGAAGGGTGGCGCCTTCGTCCCCTTCGTGGCGCTGTTCAGGATCGAGGAAGGGCGCCTTGGCGTGGTGGTGACCTTCATGGCCGTGCTCGAGCTGATCAAGGAGTCGCTGGTCGAGCTGGTGCAGAATGAGCCCTTTGCGCCGATTCATGTGCGCAGTCGTACCGAATAG
- a CDS encoding ABC transporter substrate-binding protein: MKAIHRLALSISLALPVLAHAGEVEVLHWWTSGGEKRAADTLQKLVEQKGHSWKDFAVAGGGGEAAMTVLKTRAVSGNPPSAAQIKGPDIQEWGELGLLANLDDTAKAERWDELLPKQVSKIMQYDGSYVAVPVNVHRVNWLWINPEVFEKAGATPPKTLDEFFAAAEKLKAAGFVPVAHGGQPWQDGTVFEGFVLSILGPDDYHKAFVELDEDTLTGDKMVQAFTALKKLRDYLDADAAGREWNRATGMVIDGKAGMQIMGDWAKSEFTAANKVAGKDYQCLPFPGTQGSFAFNIDSLAMFKLSNDDNRKAQEDLARTVLEPEFQTFFNQNKGSIPVRQDQDMSEFDACAQQSMTDFKEAAKGSGLQPSLTHGMAASSYVQGAVFDVVTNFFNDPKADPQKAAKQLAAAIKAVQ; encoded by the coding sequence ATGAAAGCGATCCATCGTCTCGCTCTTTCCATTTCCCTCGCCCTGCCTGTACTCGCCCACGCTGGCGAAGTCGAAGTTCTGCACTGGTGGACCTCCGGCGGTGAAAAGCGCGCGGCCGACACCCTGCAGAAGCTGGTCGAGCAGAAAGGCCACAGCTGGAAGGACTTCGCCGTTGCCGGCGGTGGTGGCGAGGCTGCCATGACCGTACTGAAAACCCGCGCCGTTTCCGGCAATCCGCCATCGGCCGCGCAGATCAAGGGCCCCGACATCCAGGAGTGGGGCGAACTCGGTCTGCTCGCCAACCTCGACGACACCGCCAAGGCCGAGCGCTGGGACGAGCTGCTGCCCAAGCAGGTCAGCAAGATCATGCAGTACGACGGCTCCTATGTGGCCGTGCCGGTCAACGTGCACCGGGTCAACTGGCTGTGGATCAACCCGGAGGTATTCGAGAAGGCCGGTGCCACGCCGCCGAAGACCCTCGACGAGTTCTTTGCCGCTGCCGAGAAGCTCAAGGCAGCCGGTTTCGTGCCGGTCGCCCACGGTGGCCAGCCGTGGCAGGACGGCACCGTGTTCGAGGGCTTCGTGCTCAGCATTCTCGGGCCGGACGACTACCACAAGGCATTCGTCGAGCTGGACGAGGACACCCTGACCGGCGACAAGATGGTTCAGGCCTTCACCGCGCTGAAGAAGCTGCGTGATTACCTCGACGCCGATGCCGCAGGCCGTGAGTGGAACCGTGCCACTGGCATGGTCATCGACGGCAAGGCCGGCATGCAGATCATGGGCGACTGGGCCAAGAGCGAGTTCACCGCCGCTAACAAGGTGGCTGGCAAGGACTACCAGTGCCTGCCGTTCCCCGGAACCCAGGGCAGCTTCGCCTTCAATATCGACTCCCTGGCGATGTTCAAGCTCAGCAACGACGACAACCGCAAGGCCCAGGAAGACCTGGCGCGCACCGTACTGGAGCCTGAGTTCCAGACCTTCTTCAACCAGAACAAGGGCTCGATTCCGGTTCGCCAGGACCAAGACATGAGCGAGTTCGACGCCTGCGCCCAGCAGTCGATGACCGACTTCAAGGAAGCCGCCAAGGGCAGCGGTCTGCAGCCCAGTCTGACCCATGGCATGGCTGCTTCTAGCTACGTGCAGGGCGCGGTGTTCGACGTCGTCACCAACTTCTTCAACGACCCCAAGGCCGACCCGCAAAAGGCGGCCAAGCAGCTGGCGGCGGCGATCAAGGCCGTGCAGTAA
- a CDS encoding tryptophan--tRNA ligase: MRPSGRLHLGHYNGVLKNWVKLQHEYECFFCIVDWHALTTDYENSGEISQSIMDMAVDWLAAGVSPSSATLFIQSQVPEHAELHLLLSMICPLSWLERVPSYKELQQNLQHKDLDTYGFLGYPLLQAADILIYRAGLVPVGADQLPHIEFARDVARRFNHLYGREADFEDKAEAAIRKLGKKTSKLYVSLRKSYQEQGDVEALNTARAVIKEQQTITIGDQERLYGYLEGCGKLLLPEPQAMLGESPKISGLDGGKMAKSNSNAIYLRDTPNEIEEKIRRMPTDPARVHRSDPGEPTRCPVWQMHLVHSEQAVCQWAEQGCRSAGIGCLECKGPLIDSIKADLTPLQERALDYEQNPDLVRSILAEGADRARDEARETLIEVRQAMGLNYR; this comes from the coding sequence ATGCGTCCCAGTGGCCGGCTTCATCTCGGTCACTACAACGGCGTACTGAAGAACTGGGTCAAGCTGCAGCACGAATATGAGTGCTTCTTCTGCATTGTCGATTGGCATGCGTTGACGACGGACTACGAAAACTCCGGCGAAATTTCCCAGAGCATCATGGATATGGCGGTGGACTGGCTGGCAGCTGGCGTCAGCCCCAGCTCCGCCACGCTGTTCATCCAGTCGCAGGTGCCGGAGCACGCCGAGCTGCACCTGCTGCTGTCGATGATCTGCCCGCTGAGTTGGCTGGAGCGAGTACCGTCCTACAAGGAGCTGCAGCAGAACCTGCAGCACAAGGATCTGGATACCTACGGCTTTCTTGGCTACCCCCTGCTACAGGCGGCGGACATCCTGATCTATCGTGCCGGGCTGGTCCCGGTCGGTGCCGACCAGCTGCCACATATCGAATTCGCACGCGACGTGGCGCGGCGCTTCAATCACCTCTATGGCCGTGAGGCGGATTTCGAGGACAAGGCCGAAGCGGCGATTCGCAAGCTCGGCAAGAAGACCTCCAAACTCTATGTCAGCCTGCGCAAGAGCTATCAGGAACAGGGCGACGTCGAGGCGCTGAATACCGCACGTGCGGTCATCAAGGAACAGCAAACCATCACCATCGGCGACCAGGAGCGGCTTTACGGCTACTTGGAAGGCTGCGGCAAACTGCTGCTGCCCGAGCCTCAGGCGATGCTCGGCGAATCGCCGAAGATATCCGGCTTAGACGGCGGCAAGATGGCCAAGTCCAACAGCAACGCCATTTACCTGCGCGACACGCCAAACGAGATCGAAGAGAAGATCCGTCGCATGCCCACCGATCCTGCGCGCGTGCATCGCAGCGATCCTGGTGAGCCGACGCGCTGCCCGGTGTGGCAGATGCACCTGGTGCACTCCGAACAAGCCGTATGCCAGTGGGCCGAGCAGGGTTGCCGCAGCGCCGGCATCGGCTGCCTGGAGTGCAAGGGGCCTCTGATCGACTCGATCAAGGCTGATCTGACGCCATTGCAGGAGCGTGCGCTGGACTACGAGCAGAACCCCGACCTGGTCCGCAGCATCCTTGCCGAAGGCGCCGACCGTGCCCGCGACGAGGCCCGCGAAACCCTGATCGAAGTACGCCAGGCGATGGGCCTGAATTACCGCTGA
- a CDS encoding glucokinase has protein sequence MSTALVGDIGGTNARFALWRDQRIEQIRVIPTTDHARPELAIRAYLTEVGQPLETLEAVCLACAGPVGGDLFRFTNNHWELSREAFCRELGVKELLLINDFTAMALGMTRLHDGERITVCEGEPEPGRPRLVIGPGTGLGVAGLLPLAGAGWRALPGEGGHICLPVGSEREAAIWAQLHRSLGHVNAEAVLSGPGLLTLYRACCALDGQQVAFDSPAGITKAALAGDVYATAVLEQFCRWLGRIVGDNVLTLGARGGVYIVGGVVPRFAEFFLRSGFSEALREKGQMSRYFDRLPVWLVTAPYPGLEGAGVALQPLLEGA, from the coding sequence ATGAGTACGGCGCTGGTAGGAGACATCGGTGGTACCAATGCACGCTTCGCGCTCTGGCGTGATCAGCGCATCGAACAGATTCGTGTAATACCCACCACTGACCATGCTCGGCCGGAGCTGGCGATCCGTGCCTACCTGACTGAGGTAGGGCAGCCGCTGGAAACGCTGGAAGCGGTATGCCTGGCCTGCGCCGGCCCGGTGGGTGGCGACCTTTTCCGTTTCACCAATAACCATTGGGAGCTGAGCCGTGAGGCGTTCTGCCGCGAACTGGGCGTGAAGGAGCTGTTGCTGATCAACGACTTCACCGCGATGGCCCTCGGCATGACGCGGCTGCACGATGGCGAGCGCATCACGGTTTGTGAGGGCGAACCTGAACCGGGACGGCCACGGCTGGTCATAGGGCCCGGCACCGGGCTTGGCGTTGCTGGGCTGCTGCCATTGGCGGGCGCTGGTTGGCGTGCCCTGCCGGGTGAGGGGGGGCATATCTGCCTGCCCGTCGGCAGTGAACGCGAAGCGGCGATCTGGGCACAGCTGCATCGCTCGCTCGGCCATGTGAATGCCGAGGCGGTGCTCAGCGGTCCGGGGCTGCTGACCCTCTACCGCGCCTGCTGCGCGCTGGATGGGCAGCAGGTGGCGTTCGATTCGCCCGCAGGTATCACCAAGGCCGCGTTGGCGGGCGATGTGTATGCGACAGCGGTACTGGAGCAGTTCTGCCGCTGGTTGGGCCGTATCGTCGGCGACAACGTGCTGACCCTTGGCGCTCGAGGCGGCGTATACATCGTTGGTGGTGTGGTGCCGCGTTTCGCCGAATTTTTCCTACGTAGCGGTTTCAGCGAGGCGCTGCGCGAGAAGGGGCAGATGAGCCGCTATTTCGATCGCCTGCCGGTCTGGCTGGTGACCGCGCCGTACCCGGGCCTCGAAGGTGCGGGCGTGGCATTGCAACCGTTGTTGGAGGGAGCCTAG
- a CDS encoding ATP-binding protein, translated as MNLRTERRRLRLVPRSLLGRMLLLTLLAVLLAQGLSSLIWLSQLRASQMEGLLTSARSLAQSMAASVSYFRSLPLGYRPLVLDQLRSMGGTRFFVSLNDKPLDMKILPETPRKRAVLHEVEQVLRQRLGGEVDLTIEFVSPDDLRIFNSGIKLDELPRSWAHYALGLEPLSPPVLVTQIQIAPQEWLYLASLMPAPYVSLEDEGLPIQQLWFIVLTSAFLLLFIGLLVRWQSRPLKRLAKAAREMSVGGEVRPLTEAGASEIVEVSRAFNNMRERISRYLTERGQLFSAISHDLRTPITRLRLRVELLEDEAQQVKFTRDLDELELLVKGALQCVKDTDIHENIEAVDLNLLLEHIVEPYQACDRTRVTLDGQASAPYPGKPLALKRCIGNLLDNALKYGERAHLHVEDSKEALVLHVDDEGPGVPEQRLEQVFEPHVRLSGQQQGYGLGLGIARNIAHAHGGELSMRNLPQGGLRVTLTLPR; from the coding sequence ATGAATCTGCGCACTGAGCGGCGGCGCCTGCGGCTGGTGCCGCGCTCGCTGCTCGGGCGCATGCTGTTATTGACCCTGTTGGCGGTGTTGTTGGCCCAAGGCCTGTCGAGCCTGATCTGGTTGTCACAACTGCGCGCCAGCCAGATGGAAGGCCTGCTCACCAGCGCCCGCAGCCTGGCGCAGTCGATGGCGGCCAGCGTCAGCTATTTCCGTTCCCTGCCGCTGGGCTACCGCCCGCTGGTGCTCGACCAGTTGCGCAGCATGGGCGGCACGCGCTTCTTCGTCTCGCTCAACGACAAGCCGCTGGACATGAAGATTCTTCCGGAGACGCCGCGCAAGCGGGCCGTCCTGCATGAGGTCGAGCAGGTGTTGCGTCAACGGCTTGGTGGCGAGGTGGACCTGACCATCGAGTTTGTCAGCCCGGACGACCTGCGCATCTTCAACAGCGGCATCAAGCTCGATGAGCTGCCGCGCTCCTGGGCGCACTACGCGCTGGGGCTGGAGCCACTGTCACCGCCGGTGCTGGTGACGCAGATCCAGATCGCCCCGCAGGAATGGCTCTACCTCGCATCGCTGATGCCGGCACCCTACGTCAGCCTGGAAGACGAGGGCCTGCCGATTCAGCAGCTGTGGTTCATCGTGCTGACCAGCGCCTTCCTGCTGCTGTTCATCGGCCTGCTGGTGCGCTGGCAGAGCCGGCCGCTGAAGCGCCTGGCCAAGGCGGCGCGGGAAATGTCGGTAGGCGGCGAAGTGCGGCCGCTGACCGAGGCTGGGGCCAGCGAGATCGTCGAGGTGAGTCGCGCCTTCAACAACATGCGCGAGCGCATCAGCCGCTACCTGACCGAACGCGGCCAGTTGTTCAGTGCGATTTCCCACGACCTGCGCACGCCCATCACGCGCCTGCGTCTGCGGGTCGAGCTGCTGGAAGATGAAGCGCAGCAGGTCAAGTTCACCCGTGACCTCGACGAGCTGGAGCTGCTGGTCAAGGGCGCACTGCAATGCGTGAAGGACACTGACATCCACGAGAACATCGAGGCGGTGGATCTCAATCTGCTGCTCGAACACATCGTCGAGCCTTATCAGGCCTGTGACCGCACTCGGGTGACCCTCGACGGCCAGGCTTCGGCGCCTTACCCCGGCAAACCACTGGCGCTCAAGCGCTGTATCGGCAACCTGCTGGACAATGCCCTCAAATACGGTGAGCGCGCCCACCTGCATGTCGAGGACAGCAAGGAGGCGCTGGTGCTGCATGTCGATGATGAGGGCCCTGGCGTGCCCGAGCAGCGCCTGGAGCAGGTCTTCGAACCCCACGTGCGGCTTTCCGGGCAGCAGCAGGGCTACGGGCTGGGCCTGGGTATCGCGCGCAACATCGCCCATGCCCACGGCGGTGAGCTGAGCATGCGCAACCTGCCGCAAGGAGGGCTGAGGGTGACGCTTACGCTACCCCGTTGA